The genomic stretch ttagatccctggtcagggaactcatcACACACATCAcaactaagagtccacatgctgcaacttaaaaagcttctgtacagcatAGGAAACAATCAACACATGGAAAGGCAATTTGTAGAATGTGAAAAAGTATTTGCAtaccatgtatctgataaggggttaataacaaaaatatataaataactcttataacttgataggaaaaaaataagaggtaAAAATGGGTAAAGGGCCTGAAAAGACATTTTCCCAATAAAGACATTCAAATGGCCAATAGGTATATGAAAAAGCAtttaatatcactaatcatcaaggaaatgcaaatcaaaaccacaatgagatatcacctcacacctgttagcaTGATTAGTACCAAAAGGCAAGAGTTGGCAATGGTTGGATAAAAGAGAacccctcttgcactgttgatgggaatgtaatcCAGTCCAACAATTATggaaacagtatgaagattcctcaaTCTGGGTatatcaaaaggaaatgaaatccgaatcttgaagagatatctgctcTCCCATGTCCGttgcagcatcattcacaataaccaagatgtggaaacaactaaagtgtccttcaacagatgaacggattaAAAAAAAGGTGGCAtattgctaaaataaaataaaatgaagactgCTTGAAAATCCTTCAGGCAGAAAAAACCATTTAAGCCACATAAGCAAAACTCAAATGCAGCTTATATGATGTATGTAAGCAAAACTCAAGTTAATTCTTCCTCCACTCTTTCCAGTTGCTATAAAGTTAAAGAATTAGTTCTGCTGATCAGTTTCATAGTAATAGCTAATCATCATTTAGTATTCACAACACGgaagacactgtgctaagtacatgcttcatctcatttaatcctgttAGCCTTGCAAAAGTAGCTTTTGTTATCTTTGGTTTGTAGATAACAGTAATAACAATCCTTATAGTGCAAACATTTTTGACTGCTTGGCATGGCCCAGGCACTATGTTAAACCTTTAATATAGATtgcctctctttatttttattaataacacTATGTGGTAAGAACTAGTTTTAATCCCCATTTTTTAGATGAGAAACTAGAAGTACAggcaggttaagtaacttgcccaaggtcatacagctaataAATGAGACAGATTCAGACCTCTGGTCTCTGTGATTCTAGAGTTCAAGCTTATTCCCCTCAAAAGCCTGGCCCAAGTTTAGGCACAGACATATCTCTGTGTAAGTCTCAAGGTTCCTCAAAATCAAAAAGTCTGTTATCCCTCTTGATAGCTCCAGCAGCAGTTTCCTTCAATAAATCATCTGTTGCCTGACTAGCTTCACATTTAATGACTTTATTAATCTCCAGTTTGAACTTCCCCTTATCAACCTGTTTTAACTACCTCAAATGATTTCTCCATGTAATGTTGTCCCTGAGGCATTGGAAAATATATCATTTGAGAAAAAGTTGTGTaagataatatacaaaatatgtttaGGGTATTATCTTAGTCTCCATTAGTCTCCATTGAGACTAACCATAGCACAATACGTTAAACAGGATTAATATATTTCCACTTTTGCATTTGCATGTATTTATTGGCAACTTCCTCTCTGCTTAGCATTGTACTTGACATTCTGACCTCTCAGATCCATGACCTCATTCCCCCCCAATGATTCTTTACTCCTTCTCTCTTTAGCCACTAATCCCCATGGTCATACCTGGCCTGGCCATCACAAATAATGTCAAtactttggacttccctgatggtccagtggttaagaatccgcttgccaatgcaggggatacaggtttgatccctggtccaggaagattccacctgccgcagagcaattaagcctgtgcaccacaacgaagagtagccctcactcaccgcagctagagaaagctcacacagcaacaaagacccagtgcagccaaatagtaaataaataaatgttttttaaatgtcaaaaccTCAACGTTCAATTAATGCACTCCTGTCTCTGATCATCATGTTCTATTCTTTTAGACATTCTTATTCTTACTCTTCCTCACTCTAGTTTTTGACCCTACAGGGAATCCATTGACTCTACCACTTTTTTATTATCCATCAATCATCTCGTGTCTTCCCTTCTCTTTGAGCCCATCTTATATTACACAGCCTTACCATGACTCCCTTTGAAACACTGTTAACTTgcttgcctttctctctctccatactCCTTGTTTGGCAAGTTGTCAACTGGCTAAACTCAAATATTTGCCAGGCATCCACACCAGCtcctgagtttttaaattttttgactgcaccacgtggcatgtggaatcttagttctgcaaccagggatcaaacccttgtcccctgatatggaagcacagactcttaactactagactgccaggggagtccctctCCCTTTACAACAGAAGAGGGGTTCCTTCTCTCATTAGAGGTGTGGTCTATGGATCTTGCTTGTTCAGGCAGACCACTGCTAGTGTGAATCCCCAGTTTCTTGCATCTTTAAGTTCTCCCCACTGGATAAAGCATAAAGGCATCTCCCATTatctttcatctttaaaataaatctcttgaGCACACTTATTTATAGCTTCTGCCCATTTGTCTGTTTCACTTCAGACCAGAGGTGTTCGTGCTCAGCATCTCCACTTCCACACTTCACACTTACTCTTTAACCTGCTCAGTTatacccccatccccaccactgCCCTGAAACCACTTTTATCTGACAATAAGGGCAGTGTTGCCAGATCCAGTGttcacttttctgttttgattttcctCCAAATCACAAAGGTTTGTGAGATGATGAACTAGCCCCCTCATGTTagaaatgctcttttttttttgatggtgctagaagtcatgtgggatcttagtgcccaaACCAAGGTTGAAACCCGTGCTCTGTTGTGGAAGCATGAAGTcataaccgctggaccaccagggaattccctatatttatttgttttttgacatCTGAGAAAATACTCTTCTGGTTTTCTTACCATCTCATTGGCTGTTCCTTCCTCTAAGTGTTCTTTAAAGGCTTCTCTGTAGTACTCTGGCATATTCCAGGGATTGTTCCTCAGCTTATTTCTCTGTCTACCTACACTTGATCCTTAGGTGGTCTCATTCAGTCCCACAGCTATAAATGCTATCTATATGCCAATGATTTCCAAATCTCTGTCTCTAGACTAACATGTCCAGACTCCTGTATCTAGCTGTTTCCTAGACACCTCCAGTTGGATGTCCAATCTGCATCTCAAATGTGACATAGGTAGAGAACTCTTGATTCTACACGTTATCCCCAGTCTAGCCTTGGGTAAGCAGCACTACTATCCACCCAAATTCTTGAGTCAAAATCCTAGAAgtggaaacttccctggtggttcagtggctaagactctgctttcTCAATGCCTGgtgtgggatctagatcccatATGGTACAACTAAAAGTTTGCGTACCATAActaaagattccgcatgctgcagGGAAGATCAGAggtcccgcatgctgcaactacaacCCAGTGCAGTCaggtaaataaatacatttccaaaAACCTTGAGGTGAAATGTCTACAGTATTCAAATCTactgagacagaaaataaagtagTGATTTCCTAGGTGTCCTGCATTGAATGATGGCCCCTAAAACGATACGGCTGTGTCCTAGTCCCAGGAGTTTATGAATATgatgttgttggaaaagagtctttgcagatgtaattgagAATCTTGGGATGCAGGCATCCAAGATTCCCCagatgggccctaaatccaatgataaGTGTCTTTATAAGACAAGAAGAGAAGACATGGAAGAGAGAAGGCCACatgaagatggagacagagactaGAGtaatgcagccacaagccaaggaatgcctgaAGCTTCCAGAAGCCAGAGAGGTAAGGAAGCATTCTCCACTCGAGCCTTGGGAGGAGCACAGTCCTGCTGACAGTTGATTGTTGACTTCTGCTTTCCAGAACTATGAaagtaagtttctgttgttttcaacTATTGAGTCCTGGTAATACACAGGGCTGCCAGGTGGACAGTATTTATGAATGACTGCCAATAGGCGGGaggtttctttttggagtgaatgaaaatgttctaaaattataataatggTTGTACAACTCTCAATATACTAAAAAACCATTGAATTAAGGCACCAAATGGATGAATTTTTTGGTATATGGagtatatctcaaaaaaaaaaacctaaaaaatgtCTCAGAGTTATTTTTTCactctgaaatttaaaaactaaagattTCTTTAGGCTCAAATCTAAATCCACCAGCAAATCTTTGGACTGTCTTCCAAAATGTGTCTCAAATATAACCACTTCCCTTTATATCCATGGCCACCCTTTTAGTTCTGGCCTTGTCATCTCTGGACAATATAACCACAAGAACCTGTTTCCCTGTTTCCACTCATTTAATCCCTAGTCCTTAAAGCAGATAAAATGGTTCTCTTACAGTGTAAATCAAACCATGTCACTCTCTTGCTTAACCCCTCTCTACCCATCCCCCATGGCTTTCCTTCATATTTGGAATGGAATCAAAACTCttcacttgggacttccctggtagtcaggtggttaagaatcccccttgcaatgcaggggacacaggttcagtccctggtcaggaaactaagatcccacaggcctacacactgcaactactgttgtgcaccacaactagaaagtccatggactgcacgaaagatcctgtatgccacagcTAATGCTAgaagcagccaaataagtaaatattaaggaaaaaccCAAAACACCTCTCCACTGAGTCCCAGTGGGCCTTCTATGACCTACTGGGCCTCTGTCCACATCTGATAGCTCTTCTCCTTACATATGGCCTTTGCTCCACACTTTATCTGCACAGATGTCCCTTTAAGAtcctggtggtttagtcaccaagttgtgtccaactcttgtgacaccctggactgtagcccgccaggctcctctgtccatgggattttccaggcaagaatactggagtgggttgccatttccttctccagggcatttcccaacccaggaatcaaacccgcatcacctgttttgcaggcagattctttaccgactgagctatgagggaagccccttataatCCTAGGACAGATAAATCTTGTTTTTGCCTCAAGGCTTTCACCCTTGCCATTTCTCCCACATGTTGCACTTGGCTTCCCAGTTGCCCCACCACGTCTTTTTGTCAAAACCATTCTGACCACCGTGTataaagttcaattcagttcagttgctcagtcgtgttcgactctttgcgaccccatgaaccacagcacgccaggcctccctgcccatcaccaactcccggagtccacccaaagccgtgtccattgagtcagtgatgccatccaaccatctcatcctctgttgtccccttctcctcctgccctcaatctttcccagcatcagggtcttttcaaatgagtcagctcttcgcatcaggtggccaaagtattggagtttcagcttcaacatcagtccctccagtgaacacccaggactgatctcctttagagtggactggttggatctccttgcagtccaagggactctcaagagtcttctccaacaccacagttctcagctttctttatagtccaactctcacatccatacatgaccactggaaaaaccatagctttgactagacagacttttgttgacaaagtaatgtctctgctttttaatatgctgtctaggttggtcataactttccttccaaggagtaagtgtcttaatttcatggctgcagtcaccatctgcagtgattttggagcctagaaaaataaagtcagccagtgtttccactgtttccccaattgACTCTCACTCATGTCACTTTGTGTTATTATTCAGCAGTTTTTATGTGAAATAACCTTGTTCATATAGTTAGATACTTTTTatagtctatttctattttaaagataagttCTATGAAAATAAGGACTTTATCTGTCTTGCTCATTGCTAAATCCCTGCTCCTGCCACAGGGCCTGACaaaacagatgctcaataaatattgcagATGTGAATAAATGAAGGATACAAATCATATTGCACAGCCTTTTGCCCTGGAGATGCTCACAGTCTATCAGAGAGCTAAGACATACTTGTACTCTCAGGAAAGATTCAAcagcatgggacttccctggtggtccagtggctaagagtatGTACTCccagtgcaggttcgatcctggtcagagaactagattcccacatgtcgcaactaagaGTTTTCATGCCGTGACTAAaaatcttgcatgccacaactaagacccagcacagccaaataaatacatttaaaaaataaagattgaacAGCAGTGTAGAAGTGAAAACTGCCAATATGTAAATAGAATTATCTTCTGGAACAAATCTGATGGCCATCCCACAGTAAGAAGCTCTGGGAAACATTCTTTCCCAAGCCTGCACCAACTGGGCAGCTGGGGAGACTGAAGCGGGTGGTGAGGTCCATGAGCTGTGCAGGTGCTCATGACTTTTGATGACCTCTGCTAAGATGCAAAAGAAAGTTCGGGGACCCGTGGCCCCTTTGGGCCAAATTCCAGGACCAGTTCCTGTGTCTTTACAGCATGTATTCCTCATTCTTATCCTTTGCACCTTCTAGATTTCAGTCTCTACACTGTGagttcagtgtgtgtgtctggctCAACAGTCTTGGCTTTTGTGGCATTTTGAAATGTCCCTCTGTTGGCCCAGTCCTTTACAGGACTATCCCCTGAATCCTGGAGCGAGAAATTCCCTTCCCCAACTCTGGTCTCCCAAATGCCCCTCTTTTCCCCTAAAATCTCCTCTCTCTACCACAGAGGAATTCAGGCAACTGATATCAAGGTTAAACCAAGATGTGGTATAGAAGAAAAAAGCATGAGACTTTGTGTCAAAAGAAAAATTTGGATCACAGCCCTACCACTTACTATTTGTGTGATCTTGAGTCTTCCTTTCATCCTTTTTGAATCTCCAAAGTAATGTGTTCATGACAGGGTTGTTgagatgaaaaataaggaaaagcccTCTTTTAACCGCTATTTCTCCATCACTCCCTTTTACAATGTATTCTGTCTGAGCATTATTACcatttacctggtggctcagacagtaaagaatctgcctgcaatgcaggagacctgggtctgatccctgggtcgggaagatctcctggagaaggaaatggtaacccactccagtattcttgcctggagagttgcatggactgaggagcctggcaggctacagtccattgggttgcaaagagttggacatgactgagcaactaacactcacttcaCCCAGCTGCTCAAGTCAGAAATCTGGGACACCTTCTTGAGGGTTTCTCCAGATCTACTGCCTGCTGTTCCAAAGCCAAGACAGCTATCATTCAGGTTcacttccccccccccccatttcaTTGTCCTAGACAATCATCTTCCACCTAGAATATAACAACAGTCTTCTAAAAGAGTCTTCCAACACTGGATCCATTCTTCACAACAACCATGGTTATTTACTAAATGTAAATTTCAGCATCTCACTTCCTTGAAATTTATCTAAGGCTTTTCTTTGGTATCAGGACAAAGTACACAAAGGTTGCCATGACCCAGATCCCTCTCCAGCTTTACCTTGACCCCTCTTGTGCTGAGCTCCAGACATACTGGTATTTTGTCCCTTCTAGAACCCTCCAAGCTCCATCCTGCCTTAGACACCATCATATACTCTTCAGTCTGCCTGGAgccccctccttctctctccaccTTTCTGTTCCTTGTACCCAGTTTATTTCTGCCTATTCCTCAGGTCTCAATTGAAACATTTTAACATTCTCAAAGATTTCTCTCACTCTCATTTCCCTCAAACCACAGTATGTCCTCCATGAAGTgcctccatcacacacacacacacacacccccctcatCACTCTTTCAGTTGATTAGTATCTTAGTCTCAGCTGTCATCTATGCTCCCTGAAGACTGTGCCATTTTGCTTAGCTTTGGTCTCTGGTGCCAACAGTGTATAGTAGGTGCACAAAAAAATGCTTGTCAGATTAATGACGAGTAAGAGTACGTCTAAGTGTTTTTTAAACTATAAGTGGATGGACTATAAAAAtagcaaatttcacttttttattgcAGTCACATAATTAGAACATGAGGAATCTAGCTTTGAGCTTATGCAGTCATCATGATGCCCATAGCTATGGCATATTTGGGTTCCTGGCTATTTGATACTAATCTAAATAACTATAAAAACTTCTGACACTTACATTTCCTTTATCTTTATCCTATAGGTTTCTTCAGCTGATAAAATCAATGGAAGATAGCATAGGCTTCATAATGGCAGAGACAGTCTCTGCCTCATTCATTGCTTTCCCTTAGATGTAGACTGTAAGCACATATTACATGCTTATTAAATTGTTTGCTAATGAATTATCCCTTAGATGTAGACTATAAGCACATACTACATGCTCATTAAATTGTCAGCTGATGAATGAATCAGCCAGGTTTAATGACAGTTCAAATAAAGCACTCCTACCACCACCAACATATCCCAAACTCAAATTTTCAATGTAAGTAATATGTATATAGGTAgatgatattttattaaaaaggaaaaaaaaatcacttagtgTGCTCAGAGAGGAACACAGGTTAATCCATTTCTTTGTTAAAAAGAGTAGACTAGGCCGCGGCGCTGCTGCCCAGTCGGCGCCGGTTCCTGCAACTGTCTCCTCGTGGCGCGAGCCTGGAGCCTCGCTTTCTCCGGCAGCGAAGGCGGCAGCAGGAGGGAGCGGAGGCGAGCGTGCGGCGGGCTCCATGGAGAGCGGCGGACGCCCGAGCAGAGGCGGCGCTTCCCCCGGCACCCGGGCTCCAGTGAGCGACGCTCGCGCTCTGCCCCGCGTCGGAGCGGTTGTCTGCTCCGGCACTGACCCGGCCTCGCTGCCCTTCCCCGCGCCGCCTCCTCGCTTCCCTGCGCCCCGATTCGCCCTCGACCCCACTGCCCGGGGGGGTGGCGGCGGCCggggcagcagcggcagcaagaACCCGCCTCTATGATGAAGTTCAAGCCCAACCAGACGCGGACCTATGACCGCGAGGGCTTCAAGAAGCGGGCggcgtaaaaaaaaaaaaaaaaaaaaagaagaagaagcggGCGGCGTGCCTGTGCTTCCGGAGCGAGCAGGAGGACGAGGTCCTGTTGGTGAGCAGCAGTCGGTATCCAGACCAGTGGATTGTCCCAGGAGGAGGAATGGAGCCTGAGGAAGAGCCTGATGGCGCTGCTGTAAGGGAGGTTTACGAAGAGGCTGGAGTAAAAGGAAAATTGGGCAGACTCCTGGGCATATTTGAGAACCAAGACCGAAAGCACAGAACATACGTGTATGTTCTTACTGTCACTGAAATATTAGAAGA from Bos mutus isolate GX-2022 chromosome 14, NWIPB_WYAK_1.1, whole genome shotgun sequence encodes the following:
- the LOC138990712 gene encoding diphosphoinositol polyphosphate phosphohydrolase 2-like isoform X2, producing MMKFKPNQTRTYDREGFKKRRAACLCFRSEQEDEVLLVSSSRYPDQWIVPGGGMEPEEEPDGAAVREVYEEAGVKGKLGRLLGIFENQDRKHRTYVYVLTVTEILEDWEDSVNIGRKREWFKVEDAIKVLQCHKPVHAEYLEKLKLGCSPTNGNSSVPSLPDSNTLFVTAAWTSGLPSSVR